One stretch of Gadus chalcogrammus isolate NIFS_2021 chromosome 14, NIFS_Gcha_1.0, whole genome shotgun sequence DNA includes these proteins:
- the LOC130403097 gene encoding cell surface A33 antigen-like, protein MVVVVYLCFVVFSLAGALKVSIPKPEYEHARGDNITLPCNFLPSRKPPMVIIIWTVNLGGPGDPSTMILTHYSSGGLGTDVPPLYEGRASLALDIAKGKADLKLSSITLQDNKVFSCRVQIPKDDEGTLVDSVRLVVLVAPSKPVCALQGTAEYGQNVNLTCLSAEGSPTPAYSWEQRDVRNTPRLRDPRTTDRGGILSLYNLSMDTSGYFICTSKNKIRSASCNITLKVLPPSMNLGSSAGIIGGVIAVLLVLALIILICCCCKKRKQREAEKYAMATPEEGAFADKEPVGNGKRRDSRDEEERSEYDRRVITDDRRVVEDDRRVVNDDRRVDDDDRRSDYTARRSDYDDRRSDFDDRRSDYDDRRSEYSDRRDRHDDRDDRRRDDRRRDDYRNESDRYDEPYDDAEPARPKPPSVPNNKPPRDTY, encoded by the exons atggtggtggttgtgtaTCTTTGTTTCGTGG TGTTCTCCTTAGCCGGGGCCCTGAAGGTGTCCATCCCCAAGCCGGAGTACGAGCACGCCAGAGGGGACAACATCACGCTGCCCTGTAACTTCTTGCCCAGTAGAAAACCCCCCATGGTCATCATCATCTGGACCGTGAACCTAGGAGGCCCAGGCGACCCATCG ACAATGATCCTGACCCACTACTCCTCAGGCGGGCTTGGGACGGACGTCCCCCCGCTGTACGAGGGCCGGGCGTCTCTGGCCCTCGACATCGCCAAAGGGAAGGCGGACCTGAAGCTAAGCAGCATCACCCTGCAGGACAACAAGGTGTTCTCCTGCCGCGTCCAGATCCCCAAGGATGACGAGGGCACGCTCGTCGACAGCGTCCGCCTGGTGGTTCTGG TGGCTCCTTCCAAGCCCGTGTGTGCGCTGCAGGGCACGGCGGAGTACGGTCAGAACGTCAacctgacctgtctgtctgcggaGGGCTCCCCGACCCCCGCCTACTCCTGGGAGCAGAGGGACGTACGCAACACCCCCCGCCTGCGGGACCCCCGTACAACCGACC GGGGGGGGATCCTGTCTCTGTACAACCTCTCCATGGATACCTCTGGTTACTTCATCTGCACCTCCAAGAACAAGATCCGCTCAGCGTCGTGCAACATCACCCTCAAAGTGCTGCCTC ccTCCATGAATCTGGGTTCGTCGGCGGGCATCATCGGAGGGGTTATCGCCGTCCTGCTGGTCCTggccctcatcatcctcatctgctgctgctgcaagaAGAGGAAGCAGAGGGAGGCGGAGAAATACGCCATGGC GACCCCAGAGGAGGGCGCCTTCGCCGACAAGGAGCCTGTCGGGAACGGCAAGCGTCGTGACTCCCGTGACGAGGAGGAACGGAGCGAGTATGACCGCCGCGTCATCACCGACGACCGCCGCGTCGTCGAGGACGACCGCCGTGTCGTCAACGACGACCGCCGTGTCGACGACGACGACAGGCGCAGCGACTACACCGCTCGCCGCAGCGACTACGACGACAGACGCAGCGACTTCGACGACAGACGCAGCGACTACGACGACCGCCGCAGCGAGTACAGCGACCGCCGCGACCGCCATGACGACCGGGACGACCGCCGCCGTGACGACCGCCGCCGCGACGACTACCGCAATGAGAGCGACCGCTACGACGAGCCGTACGACGACGCCGAGCCTGCGCGCCCCAAACCGCCGAGCGTGCCCAACAACAAGCCGCCCAGAGATACGTACTAA